From the Trifolium pratense cultivar HEN17-A07 linkage group LG4, ARS_RC_1.1, whole genome shotgun sequence genome, the window aataactagatttttttattttatttttttaagaataaatcTAGAATATTATAGTATATATTACACCTCATTCTTCTACATATTACAATGTTGAGAGAGAGActcaaaattaaagaaaaaattaatttgcatcttAATCGTTGTTCGATCGATTTCGATTATTaagatataaatttttagaCATTCACACCcgctccatatatatatatatatatatatatatatatatatatatatatatatatatatatatatatatatatataaattcataACTAATTTCTTACAACTTTTATTCCGTGACCCGACCTACATCCAATTAGATATGTAACCCTTTACCATTCACACCCGCTTAGTCCATTTTTTATCATGAAAATTGTGTATGTAACCCTTTACCTTAACAAGTCTAACAAcactttcaaaaaaataaaaaaaaagcctAACAAATTTTTCCAATTTAAAGTAAAGAAATGAAAGTGTGTGAGTTGTTACAGTCGCAGCAGGTGTTTGTCTGTTTTGCCCCTGTccccttttattattttctattattataataatatgttagtatgatgaaaagaaagaaagaaagaaagaaaaggttaattaattaattaatttattattattattattattatgtttgtttttctGTTTAAGAGCAGTATATGCACACTTCAAAGCTTTTTGTTGCTTTGTGCTTAATGGAATGGAACCCCCTTGAgttcttctctctctcactctttCACTTTTCTCTCTCTGCTCTTTAGGtttcactcttcttcttcttcttcttcttcttcactctGCCAACTCTTCAAACAACAAAGAATAATCACTCTTCTTCTCTTTTGCTACACCAACCTTCCATTTCCACATGTGAGTCATTTCTTtgcttcattttattttattttattattttcttcatgTGTTTTTCTTTACCTATTATGCTTTCGTGTTTATTTATGTATCaatgttttcttcttttatgtttttgtattttctaagtttttctttttcactcaCATTCCTTgctaagtttttttattttattttttattttcaaaggaAATATTTTGGCAAAAGGGTTGGTGTGAGTGTGGatctattttaataaaagtacacttttttttcttgcaatttgattgttttgttttcatttattGCTTAATCTGGTGCTATTAAATGTTACATAGATTATcaatatgtttatttatttggcttattttGTTGGAGTTTCTTCATTGCCAAAAAAATCCCCAAATTTTTCAtggtatttttgttttttgcattttttacaTGTTCATTACTCATTAGGATTTTTTTTGACATGTTCATTACTCATTAGGATTTAAGAAGGGTATAAGTcatttttaccatttttttagCTTCTACGTgttgtcattttttattttattatttttttaggtacaaatcatttttttttttatttgctctGGAATCATGATTTATGAGCttcattattttgttgttgttgtgatttATCCAGAATTTTTTTCGACACTctagtaatttattttgtttcactGCTGTTTTAATCTTTAACTATTGCATAGATCACTATGAGGGCGAGAAAAACTAATCTTGGACATGAAATCATTTATAGATGATCAATAATAGATTTATGTAAAAACCAAACTGGACTGTCAATTAATAAAGAGTGATGTTATCTGGACAAAAAATAATTGACACCTTATCTTGACACAGTATAAAaatgtatgtttggtatcacggcaGATATGTGTGAATCACGGTGATTCACCGTGATTTCATAGAAGCTACACTTtgtagcttttgaaaaatcatGGTGGATCACCCCGATTCTGGCATACCCAccatgataccaaacataggaaAAATTGTATCACGGTGGACGTTTTTGCAATCCTTGATATTGCGAAGAATCGTGACCAAATGTGTGTGTTTGATGCACCATCAATCGCAATTGCATAGATAGTCACATGCAATTGGATGCTGTCTTATTACTCACGATCTGATTTTTGTACTATGAAGCAATGACACAGACACCGGACAAGCTACTAACACTGATAGTTAATTTGAGACAATGAAATCATTGAATGTAATAACTTGTTGTCAGTGTTAGACACGCCTTCGATTTGACTAGTTAGATGAATGTAATCATGTCTTTCCAAGCCTCCTagtatttttttcattcttgttaGACTAATTAGATGAAACGGAGACAATGTTCATCTTGTATGAAGTGTGAAAAACTCTGTTTGTTTTGAtcttttgttgattttgttagTACTATAACATTTCTTTCTGCCAATGTATTGAGTGAATTGTGCTTCTATTAACGGTTTCTTGTTAAGACAGTTTGTATATTTTGAATCTGATGTCTCTGCCACTGCTGGTTCCTGAAGAGGAACGGCAGAGCAACCCCTCAACGGTAGCATCTGCATCTCCACAGTCCTTGGACTGTTTTTCACAAACCGGAGTTGGATTGAAAGAACGCAATTACCTTGGTTTGTCGGATTGCTCATCGGTGGACAGTTCTACTGTCCCGAGCTTGTCCGATGAGAAAAAAGTGAACCTAAACTTGAAAGCTACAGAGTTAAGGCTGGGACTTCCTGGATCCCAGTCACCTGAAAGGGATCCAGATCTTTTTACATTGAGCTCGACAAATCTTGACGAGAAACCACTTTTCCCTTTGCTTCCCACGAAAGATGGAATCTGCTCAGTGTCTCAGAAAAATGTGGTTTCAGGCAACAAAAGAGGTTTCGCTGACACAATAGATGTGTTCCCTGAGGTGAACGTTTTCCTTTTACTAGAGGGCAAACAAATGTTCATACTGCTTCTGAGTCTGATTCTTGACAATCTGTGATGCAGGCGAAATATAATGGTAATGCGCGTGTAAACTTAATGCTATCACCAAGACCTTCTGGAGCTCAGCCTACTACAGTTAAAGAAAAACCAATCAAGGTGTTACAAGAGAGCCCTTGTGCAGCAAATGCAACTGGAGCTCCTACCAATGGCAGTGCACCGGCTGCTAAGTAAGTAGAACATGCTAGATTAAGGATTCACTATTTTCAGAGAATCTAGTTGAAAAAAGACTGTAAGAGTAAACCATCAGTTTATTTCTTTAAGTATCGCACTCTCTCCTACATATCccgtaaagtatataaaaatgataGGTAGTTCTTAAACTATATGAAATCCGTCAAGTTATCCCTTGAACTATATGAAATTCATCAAATTAGTCCCTCAAGAGATGGATTtcatatagtttaggg encodes:
- the LOC123920617 gene encoding auxin-responsive protein IAA9, whose translation is MSLPLLVPEEERQSNPSTVASASPQSLDCFSQTGVGLKERNYLGLSDCSSVDSSTVPSLSDEKKVNLNLKATELRLGLPGSQSPERDPDLFTLSSTNLDEKPLFPLLPTKDGICSVSQKNVVSGNKRGFADTIDVFPEAKYNGNARVNLMLSPRPSGAQPTTVKEKPIKVLQESPCAANATGAPTNGSAPAAKAQVVGWPPIRSFRKNSLANASKNNDEVDGKPGPAALFVKVSMDGAPYLRKVDLRNYTTYQELSSDLEKMFSCFTLGQCGSHGAPGREMLSESKLKDFLHGSEYVVTYEDKDGDWMLVGDVPWDMFTDTCKRLKIMKGSDAIGLAPRAMEKSKSRS